The Calothrix sp. PCC 7507 DNA segment GCTTCTAAAATGCTCCGCCCAAAGGCTACAAAGTGGGCAAAGTGGACATATATTCCGCCACAATCTGCAACTACTCGGTAGACTTCGCCGATGTCACTACTGGGGAGACGCATTCCTACCCAGCGGATATGGCTATGCAGATGATATTTATTAACGATGTCGTGGAGTTTTTGGATTTCTGCTGCTTCTTCTGGGTTGGTGGCTTCAGATGGATGTAGCTTACTGGTTAAGATAATCAAGTTACAATGCTCTTGCAAAGCTGGACTTTGACCAAAGCATTCAGCTAACCCAGTGAGATTTTTAATTGAGGTGATGGGAGCGACGGTTAAGAGCGATCGCTTGTGAGGATTTTCTAAATGACCAAAAATTTGCGGATCTTCGTTGGTGAAGAGTAGATCATGGATTCGTTTACGAACGTCGGGATCTCGGTCTTCTTTTTGGCTATAGGAGAAGAAAATTTCTTCATTTACTCCCGGCGGCACCATGTTAAATTTGGGACTAAATAGATCAATCCCATCTATCACATGATACAAATTGGGCATGGTGAAAGATTTATACGACTCATATTGTCCCATTGTGTCTGGTGTGCCGACAATTTCTTGATAGGATGATGTGACGATAAAGTCAGCAGCATTCATGGTGATTAAATCGGCAGTAAATTGTGCTGAGAAGTTATATGTCTCTTCTAAGTCTTGCCAATAGAGGTTACTAAATAAGTATTTTGGTTTTTCTAGGGAGTGGGCAATATTGCAATGAGTAACTTTGAGCCGACGGGCGAGGAGAAAAGCCACTAAGTTACCGTCTGTATAATTGCCCACAATTAAATGTGGTTTTCCCTGGAATTGAGCTAGTAGTTCTTTTTCTGCATCTAGGGCGAATCTTTCTAAATAGGGCCAAGCCTCAAATTTAGAAATCCAATTGTTAGTAACTTCGGGATTGTATTCACCGAAGGGAACCCGCAAAATCCAGGCATTTTCTGTACCCTGGATTTTTTCCAGGGGTAAATTACAGAATGTGCCTTCACAGTTAGGTATGAGGCGGGTGAGGATAATTACGTGGGGTTTTATACCTAATAAATCAAGTCCAGCAAGTTTGATTTCTTCACGCAGTTGGTTTTCTAAGCTGCGGGCTTGTTCTAGGACATAGATCACTTGACCTAGGGTTTCATCTCTTCCTAACACGCCTGCTTGCGCCACCCAACCGTGGATAGAAATTAGGACGACGCGAAAGATGGCGGGGATGCGAGAAACAAATGCTTCCAAGATAGCAGGTTGCGGGTTGTCAATCAGTTTTTCGAGGAGTTGTAAGGTTTCGCAGATGCGGGAGGCTGTATTTCCCCAACCTGGTTCAAAGCCTAGTTGTTGCAGGTGAAAGTTAAAGTTTTTATGGGGTTCATCATCAGGTTGTTCGCTGAGAAATCTGATGGCTTGGCTGATTTGCTGGGCTAGATGAGTCCCTGATTTAATGCGATCGTTTATTAGTAGGGGAACGCCATCATAGTGTAATTTATGTAGTAAATCAAATAATATATTTAAGCAATATTGCGGGTCAGTCAACACTTGAGAACACAAATAACGATTGAGGAAGGCTAGACCTTGTCCAATATTGCGGGGGTCGCTAACTGATGGAGAATCCTTGTAGAAGGCGCTGAGGTCGATTTCGAGAATATTGGGTTGGTAGGAGTTGACTAAGCGATCGCTCACATCCAGGTATGCCTGGGGTGGCATCAAATCAAACTTAGTCAAGTCTGCTGTCAAATGCCAAAATTCTTGACTCGCAATCCGAGGACGGATCACCAACCAAATACTTTCCTCTTCCAGAATCATCTCATGGGTGCAGTGAATCAGTTTACCCACAGCGGAAGAGTAATAAAAGTGTTGAGGTTTTTGCGATCGCTGACAATAGTCTGCAAAGGCTTGCAAAATCTCTGTTCTCAGGAAATAACGCTTACCAGCAGCACGCAGGGCACAGATTAACTGCCCCAGAGTCGTTTTCTCATCGCTGTTGAAGACAGCTTTAACCAGTTCATGCATGATGAATTCCAGAACTCTAGTTAGGTCATGGCCTCAACTTTCTCTCCTCAACAACTCCGGTTTTCATTGGTGTTTAGAGGCACATTTCCCCTTCAATAGTAGAGAAGTGTCAACGCCCTCCGCTTCTAGCTTGGGGATGAGAAACCCAGGTGTTTTTAATTAAGGGGGAGTATATAGGGTTTCTTGGACAGGACTGACTGCTAACTTTACCTAAATTTTATTTATTGGCAAGTAATGTAAGAATATTATAAAGAAGATCAGGGGATCACATCAATCTACTGATTATTGAGTTTTTTTCTCTTGACAATGTAATCTATAAGTGCGTAGTATTCTTTTTGTGCGTATATCGAAAAGCTAAATAACAACATCAGAGAGATTTCAGACCTGATTCGTTCGATATGACTCATTTTTGCACAGAGATCGCAACGTAATAATCAGCGGTTTTCAATTAGCACTCAGGAATTCGGGGTAAATAAAGAACTGGCATTCACCAAATACATCACTTGACTTTGGTTGGTGAAAGTCTCTGATATCTAGTGAAATCTTGGAAACAAGAATCCTAGTCACTGAGGAATAGAGAATGGGTAATAACCGTGAAAATCATCAATTACTAAGACCACAGCCATCTAACTAGTAGTCTGTCAGGGTTGAAATGAGGGACTGTAGTGTGAGCGTCTCGCTCACGCGGGCTTTTCGGCCCGCACTACCAAAAACCCCTCAAAACAAAATTGACAAACCACTAGTGTTCTGTCCAATTAATTTCGATGGTTAGAGAGACGCGATAAATCGCCGTCTCTAAGGGGTTTTGATGACAAACCAATCAGAACTTATGGGATAGACCACTAGCAACGAGCCAGAGTTTGTTTGCTAACGACGACTGAAAATTAGGTTTTTTCAGGAGTAGCAGGCCGGATAACGTTTGGGAAAGCTTATGAAACAAATGTTAGGCGTTGAGGGT contains these protein-coding regions:
- a CDS encoding sucrose synthase; translation: MHELVKAVFNSDEKTTLGQLICALRAAGKRYFLRTEILQAFADYCQRSQKPQHFYYSSAVGKLIHCTHEMILEEESIWLVIRPRIASQEFWHLTADLTKFDLMPPQAYLDVSDRLVNSYQPNILEIDLSAFYKDSPSVSDPRNIGQGLAFLNRYLCSQVLTDPQYCLNILFDLLHKLHYDGVPLLINDRIKSGTHLAQQISQAIRFLSEQPDDEPHKNFNFHLQQLGFEPGWGNTASRICETLQLLEKLIDNPQPAILEAFVSRIPAIFRVVLISIHGWVAQAGVLGRDETLGQVIYVLEQARSLENQLREEIKLAGLDLLGIKPHVIILTRLIPNCEGTFCNLPLEKIQGTENAWILRVPFGEYNPEVTNNWISKFEAWPYLERFALDAEKELLAQFQGKPHLIVGNYTDGNLVAFLLARRLKVTHCNIAHSLEKPKYLFSNLYWQDLEETYNFSAQFTADLITMNAADFIVTSSYQEIVGTPDTMGQYESYKSFTMPNLYHVIDGIDLFSPKFNMVPPGVNEEIFFSYSQKEDRDPDVRKRIHDLLFTNEDPQIFGHLENPHKRSLLTVAPITSIKNLTGLAECFGQSPALQEHCNLIILTSKLHPSEATNPEEAAEIQKLHDIVNKYHLHSHIRWVGMRLPSSDIGEVYRVVADCGGIYVHFAHFVAFGRSILEAMISGLPTFATQFGGALEIIEDREDGFYLNPTDFAGTAKKILDFLDQCDTHPEYWLEVSEWMSKRIHHKYNWHLHTSQLVLLAKISGFWNFVVPDNNEARLRYMETLFHLIYKPRAEKILEKHMRR